The genomic stretch GGTAACTTGTTTTCTTTAATTTCAGGTATTTTTAATTCCATAGGTTTTGGAATATAAATAACATTAACATCAACAGATGCTTTTTTTAAGTAAAGATACATTGAAGTTATTAAAAGTAAAAGGGATAGAATAGATAAAACAATGATTAAAACACTTAATACTTTTAATTCAAAAGGTTTTGAAATTCGTTTTGGCAGGTTATATTCCCTCCTCTATATATTTTATTAGAAGTTGAATAGTTGCTTCTACGTCGTTTTTATGGACTGTTTCGTTGGGTGTATGGATATATCTAGTTGCAATGGAAACAGTTGCGCTGGGGATTCCCGCCTTTGTATTTTGATATCCTCGCGCATCCGTTCCACCAAAAATCAAGACTTCCATTTGATAGGGAATATTATATTTTTCAGCCAATTTCTTCAAGGTTTCGATTGTTTTTCTATCACTTATGGAATAACCATCTTTAACTTTTAAACAAGTCCCTTTTCCTAACTTCATTGAAGTTCTTTTGTTTGCTTTGGGCGTATCTCCGGCTGCTGTAACATCGATTGCAATTGCAACGTCTGGATCAATGTTGTAACCAGCAACTTGTGCGCCTACAATACCAATTTCTTCTTGTACAGCAAAAACTCCATATATCGTATTTTTTGGATTTTGAACCCTTTTAAATATTTCGATAATTGTTACACAGCCAATTCTATCATCCATTGATTTTGAAATGTAGTAGTCACCTTGTTTGATGAAATAACCATCATATGTACCGAAACTACCTATTGGGCAAAGGTTTTCTGCTTCTTCTTTACTTTTTGCTCCTATATCTACAAATAATTTGTCAAATGATAAGTCTTTTAAATTACTTATTAAATCTTTTACTGTTTCCCCTTCTACACCAACTATTCCTACTGTATTTCCAAATCTTATTTTTGAATTAATTATTGTATATGGTGAAACTCCTCCAACCATATCTATTCTTAAAAAGCCATTATCATCTATATTTGTGACAACTACTCCTATTTCATCCATATGTGCATCTAGAAGGATTTTTTTGTTGGTTTGACCATTTTTCCAAACAATAAGGTTTCCAAGTTTATCAATTTCATAGCCGTCGATATAGCCTTCCAATTCTTTTAAGATAACTTCTCGGATTGTGTCTTCTCTACCACTTGGACTAGAAACTTCGGTAAGCTTTTTTATTAATTCTTCCATCTCTAGAAACCTCCTTTTATAAATAATTTCAATTTAATTATACACTAATAATCAGTTTTTTAGCAAATATAATTCTCATGAAGTTTTAAGATTTTAATGGTATAATAACTTAGGTGATTTATATGTTGGATATTAAAACTTTTCATGAAATTTTGAAGAGATGGCAATTAGTAGAAAAAAACGACAAAATACTAGTGGCAGTTTCGGGTGGAGTCGACTCGTTAGTGCTACTTTATTTATTAAACTCCTTAAAAAAAGATTTAAATATCGAGTTAGTATGTGCCACTTTAAATCACGGTATAAGAGAAAGTGCTTATAAAGATGTAGA from Thermosipho atlanticus DSM 15807 encodes the following:
- a CDS encoding M42 family metallopeptidase codes for the protein MEELIKKLTEVSSPSGREDTIREVILKELEGYIDGYEIDKLGNLIVWKNGQTNKKILLDAHMDEIGVVVTNIDDNGFLRIDMVGGVSPYTIINSKIRFGNTVGIVGVEGETVKDLISNLKDLSFDKLFVDIGAKSKEEAENLCPIGSFGTYDGYFIKQGDYYISKSMDDRIGCVTIIEIFKRVQNPKNTIYGVFAVQEEIGIVGAQVAGYNIDPDVAIAIDVTAAGDTPKANKRTSMKLGKGTCLKVKDGYSISDRKTIETLKKLAEKYNIPYQMEVLIFGGTDARGYQNTKAGIPSATVSIATRYIHTPNETVHKNDVEATIQLLIKYIEEGI